GCTCACTCCCGCGCGGGAGGCGCGGCTGGAACGTTCCGCCCGCGCGTACGCCGCGTACGCCGGGTGAGCAGGACTGGCCGCGGCGCGCATCCACGCGTGCATCCATGCGTCCGCGGCCCGGTAGCGTGGAGTGGTGGCTCGCACTAGGTCGACCGGACGCCGTCTCCCGGCGGGCATCGCGCTACCCGCCACGATCCGCACGTCGACCCGGGCGCCGTTCCTGCAGGTGGTGAAGACGGCCGTCGCCATGGTCGCCGCGTGGGGCGTCGCCAGTCTGTTCGTGCGGGGAGAGCTGCCGATCTTCGCGACCATCGCGGCGCTGCTGGTCGTCCAGCCCAGCGTGAACCAGTCCGTGGGACGCGCCATCGAACGGTCGCTGGGTGTCATCGGCGGCGTCGTCATCGCCTACCTGATCGGGCTGGCCTTCGGAACGAACAGCTGGATCGTGCTGCTGGCTGTCGTCGTCTCCGTGCTGCTGGCGTGGGCGCTCAAGCTGACGCCCGGCACGGCCAACCAGGTGCCGATCACGGCCATGCTGGTGCTCGCGATCGGCGCCTCCGACCCGGAGTACGCGCTCGCGCGCATCGTCGAGACGGTGATCGGTGCGGCGATCGGCGTCGTCGTCAACGTGGCGATCGTCCCGCCGGTGCTGACCGCGCCCGCACGCCAGGCCGTGGCCGCGCTCGGAAACGAGCTCGCCGCCACGCTCACCCGCCTGGCGAACGCCTTGACGACCGGGCACACCCGGGCCGAGCTGGATGCGCTCCTCATCGAGGCGCGCCTGCTCCGCCCGATGGAGACCAAAGCGCAGAGCGCGCTGACGGCGGCCGACGAGAGCCTGTCGCTGAACCCGCGCCAACGGAAGCACCGCGTCATCCTGGAGCACGATCAGCAGCTGTTCGACCGCTTACGTCCTCTGATCAACCGGACGCTCGGCATGACCCGGGCCTACCACGACCACTACGACGACAGCCTGGCGGCCGAGCCGACCATCCACGCCATCGCCGACGAGCTGAACCGGGCCGCCCACGACCTGCGACTGCTGGTGCGCGATCCGGATGAGCCGATCGTCGAACCGGGCACCGAGACCGCGGGCGTCCCGGTGCTCACGGCTCCGCTGACGATCGCCACCCCCGACCCGCGCCATTGGGTCCTCATCGGATCGCTGGTGGAGGACCTCCGGCGCATCCACGTGGAGATCGCGGGAGACGACGAGGCGGGCTGACGCTTACGCGGTGAGCTCGGCGATCGCCTCCGCCACCGGAAGGGTGCGCCGGTCGCCCGTGCGGCGGTTCCACAGCTCGACCTCGCCGTCGGCCGCGCCGCGACCGATGACGAGCACGCGCGGAACGCCGATCAGCTCGGCGTCGCCGAACTTCACGCCCGGCGACACCTTCGGACGGTCGTCGTAGAGCACGTCGAGGCGTGCGTCCTCCAGCTGGGAGACGACCTCCTCGGCCAGATCGTAGGCGGCCTGCTCACGCCCGGCGGCGACCACGTGGACGTCGAAGGGCGAGACCGACTCGGGCCAGACCAGGCCGCGGTCGTCGTTGTTCTCCTCCGCGATGATGGCGAGGATGCGGGTCACGCCGATCCCGTAGGAGCCCATCGTCACGGTGACGAGCTT
This region of Leifsonia sp. fls2-241-R2A-40a genomic DNA includes:
- a CDS encoding FUSC family protein gives rise to the protein MARTRSTGRRLPAGIALPATIRTSTRAPFLQVVKTAVAMVAAWGVASLFVRGELPIFATIAALLVVQPSVNQSVGRAIERSLGVIGGVVIAYLIGLAFGTNSWIVLLAVVVSVLLAWALKLTPGTANQVPITAMLVLAIGASDPEYALARIVETVIGAAIGVVVNVAIVPPVLTAPARQAVAALGNELAATLTRLANALTTGHTRAELDALLIEARLLRPMETKAQSALTAADESLSLNPRQRKHRVILEHDQQLFDRLRPLINRTLGMTRAYHDHYDDSLAAEPTIHAIADELNRAAHDLRLLVRDPDEPIVEPGTETAGVPVLTAPLTIATPDPRHWVLIGSLVEDLRRIHVEIAGDDEAG